The Brassica oleracea var. oleracea cultivar TO1000 chromosome C7, BOL, whole genome shotgun sequence sequence ACAGAATCCTTCTTACTGACACCATCTTGACTTAATATGACCAATGACAATATAATATGGCCTAACGTAGTAACAATAGTTATATCTTATTATTCACAGCCATGAAATAAAGCATCTAAACTCTACACAAGCTCCACCCAAGAAATCATATGAACTATGAAGGCCATATACCATGTTATGGACTATGAGGATATGGAAAAGTAGGCATTTAAGTTTATTTATATGAAAAAGTAAAAACATGAAACAATGTCTAGAGTGATTAACCGAAGAACAACTTAATTAGGTAAATATGTTTATTTTAAATAAGAAAAAAATTATATTAAATTTTTACTCTAACTATTTAAATTATTTTTTAATATTCATCCCGTCCGTATGGCGGGCCTACCCTAGTATTGTTATAATTTATAGCCTAATTTATAATCCGTACATCCAGTTAATCGTTCTCGGCGTTAAACATTGAATTATCGCCAGCTTATCACATCACTTTCTTGAACACTAATTTTTATGGAGTACAATTGAGATTTTTTGTTCAATTATATTTACTTGACTTCCTTCCCACAGTTTCTCAAGATTACTGGAAGGCATGTATATTTCCACGAGGAACTCTGGACTGAAATTAGGAGGCAAACATGTCATTGGGAAACCATCCCAATCTAATAATCTAAGTGTCCGAGGCAAGTATTTCAAACTTTGTGGTAAGTGCACTCTTGGGTAAGTACCTCCAATCCTTAAGAATTGGAGATTACTCATTTTTTCAAAGCCTTTGTCATTTTTATATAATCCATCCTCGATCTCAGCATATTTACAATTTATGCCTATTACATTTATACTACCCTGAAAAAAGAGAACTCACATAAGTAACTATGGTTAGTTATTAAAAATCTTTTACTAAGGAGTAATTATACGGCAGTGAAAACTTACCGGTGTATAGTTACTCAGTATTTGGCATGTCTCTCTACCATCAACCAAAAACTGCCGCTGCCGGAGGCCATGAATTGATTTTTTACGAACAATTTCTCTACCCAAACGTGCTAGCAAATTATGCATCCTTATCCATCTACGGTCGATAAATATGAGAGATTTATCGGCTAAAACATGAAGACCATATCTCACGTTAGAAAAATTCTCTGCTAGAAATTCTTCTACTCTTTCAATCCATTCGTCGTTGAAGAAACATGATATATGGATAAATAAATCTTTATCTTCATCACATAAAGCATCGTAACTGAACTTCAAAATGCTTTCAATTTCTCCGTTAAGGCTAGTCCATAACCTTGGTAGTTCCATTTCCGAGGAATGTCCCACTCATGCCTCGACATTCCTCGGAAATAAGATCCCATAATCATTAGTCCCAGAGGGAGGTTACCGGCAAGTTGTGTAACTTTCCTAGCAAGGCTCTCAAAACCATAATACAGTGACTTTTGGCCAAACCATACATGCAGAATATTTTAAGAGCCTTACCGTCAGATGGGAGACCCACCTCATGTATATGGTTAATCCCATGTCTATGCAAAACTCTTTTATCTTGAGTTGTGATGATAATCTGACTTCCAAGACCAAAACAACGAGCTTATTTAGCCAGTGCATCGAGTTGCATCTCATGGTCCACATCATCAAGAACGACAAGCATTCTTTTGTCTTTTAATCTGTCTTTTGCAACATCCAAGTGACGAATCTTGATATCCTTCTGGTTGATTATTTGAGATAACATCTCTGTTTGTAGTTGCAGTTTTGTGCTGTATACATCATGACAAGGTATTGGATAGCGTCTTCTGATATTGTCCATGAAGACACTAAGCTGGAACTTATGAGAGTATTCTCCAAATAGAGCTCTGGCGATGGTGCTCTTACCAATTCCAGAAGGACCCCAAATCCCTATATGTTGAAAAGTAAACTCGATTTGGATCATATTATTGGGCTAACAACTCACTAATCATGTTTAGCCCAATCCAAATTCTAGAAAAGTCTTCCACTTTCATAAGATAAAAATCTAGATATTTTGGTAGAATTATCTAGATAATTAGGATAAAATTATCTAGATATTTAAGTAGAATTATCTAGAATTAGAATTATAATATTTGAGATATTTTGTACTTTAGAGGCTATAAATACCCTTTGTATCACCAAGAAATAATCAAGTTTGTAACAAACTTTCAAGTAATAATAAGAGTCATCTTCTAAGTTATAAAATCTTTATTCTTCACAAAGCTTCTTTCTCTTCAAACACTTAAACACTTTCTCCATCTTTATAAAGTTTTTCATCCCAACAAAGTGGTATCAGAGCTAAAAGTTCCTTTTGAAGATGGCAAACAATGGTGTTCCCTTCCAAGTTCCATTGCTCACTAAGAGCAAATATGACAATCGGAGTCTTAGGATGATGGCTATCCTAGGAGAACATGATGTGTGGAAGATAGTCGAGAAAGGCTTCAATGAACCGGAGAATGATGGTGGTCTATCTCAAACTCAAAAGGGTGGTTTGAGAGATTCAAGGAAGAGAGACAAGAAGGTTCTCTGTCTAATCTATCAAGGATTAGATGAAGATACATTTGAGAAGGTTGCTAGTGCAAGGACGTCCAAAGAAGCATGGGAGAAGCTTCGGACATCTTACAAGGGAGCGGAACAAGTTAAGAAGGTACGTCTTCAAACTCTAAGAGGAGAATTTGAAGCGTTACAAATGAAGGAAGGAGAACTCATCTCAGATTACTTCTCAAGAGTCTTGACGGTTACTAATAACCTAAAAAGAAATGGTGAGAAGTTAGATGAGGTGAGAATCATGAAGAAAGTTCTTAGATCATTGGATTCAAAATTCGAGCATATCGTCACCGTGATTGAAGAGACAAAGGACTTGGAGACTATGACGATGGAGCAACTTCTTGGATCACTACAAGCTTATGAAGAAAAGAAGAAGAAAAAAGAAGATATTGTGGAGCAAGTTCTCAAGATAAGAACTGATCACAAGGAAGAAAGTGGCCGAAGCAATCCAAGACGTGGTGGCGGTCATTTTCGAGGATGAGGTCGGGGTGTAAATGGACGAGGTTGGAGACCATATGAAGACAACTTCAACCAAAGAGGAGAGAATTCATCAAGATGTCGTGGAAGAAGAAACCCAAAATCAAGGTATGATAAATCAAGCATCAAATGCTATAGTTGCGGAAAGTTTGGACATTATGCTTCTGAATGCAAAACTCCAAACAACAATAGAGTTGAAGAGAAATCCAACTATGTTGAAGAACGGCGTAAGGAAGAAGATATGCTGGCTTACAAGAAGGATGAACCAAACGAGGTTCACAAGTGGTACCTTGATAGTGGTGCAAGCAACCACATGTGTGGAAATAAAAGCATGTTCGTAGAGCTTGATGAATCGGTGAAAACCAATGTGGCTTTAGGAGATGAATCAAAGATGGAGGTGAAAGGTAACGGAAATATTCTCATCCGCTTGAAGAATGGAGATCATCAATTCATTTCCAACGTTTACTACATTCCAAGCATGAAGACCAACATCTTAAGCCTAGGACAACTCTTAGACAAAGGTTATGACATTCGACTAAAAGATAATAGTCTTTCTTTAAGCGACAATGCAAATAATCTCATCACAACGGTGCCAATGTCAAGCAATAGAATGTTTGTCCTAAACATTCAAAATGACATTGCACGATGTCTCAAGATGTGCTACAAGGAGGAATCTTGACTTTGGCATATTCGATTCGGGCATCTAAACTTTGGAGGCTTAGAGCTACTTTCCAAGAAAGAAATGGTGAAAGGATTACCTTGCATCAATCATCCAAATCAAGTGTGTGAAGGTTGCTTACTTGGAAAGCAATTCAAGATGAGTTTTCCAAAGGAGTCGGAGACAAGAGCAAGAAAGCCACTAGAACTCATACATACAGATGTATGTGGCCCAATCAAACCAAGTTCACCTGGTAAGAGTAACTACTTCCTTCTCCTTATTGATGACTTTTCAAGAAAAACATGGGTTTACTTTTTGAAACAAAAATCAGAAGCGTTTGAAAATTTCAAAAAGTTCAAAGCCCATGTTGAGAAGGAAAGTGGTCTTAAGATCAAGTCCATGAGATCGGATCGAGGAGGAGAATTCATGTCCAAGGAGTGTCTGAAGTATTGTGAAGATAATGCCATCCGAAGACAGTTGACGGTGCCAAGAACCCCTCAACAAAATGGAGTAGCGGAAAGAAAGAATAGGACAATACTTGAGATGGCCAGAAGCATGCTCAAGAGTAAGAAGCTACCAAAGGAGTTGTGGGCAGAAGCAGTTGCTTGTGCGGTTTATATATCAAACCGTTCTCCAACAAAGAGTGTTTTAGAAAAAACACCACAAGAAGCTTGGAGCGGAAGGAAGCCTGGAGTCTCACACCTAAGAGTCTTTGGAAGCATTGCTCACGCTCATGTTCCAGACGAGAAGTGGAGCAAACTAGATGATAAAAGTGAGAAGTACATCTTCATTGGGTATGACGCTAACTCCAAAGGCTACAAGCTCTACAATCCTGAAACAAAGAAGATAATCATTAGTCGGAATGTCATCTTTGATGAAGAAGGAGAATGGGATTGGAGATCAAATAATGAAGACTACAACTTCTTTCCATCCTTTGAAGAAGAGAATGTGGATCAACCGAGAGAAGAGCCAGCTACACCACCAACTTCCCCAACAACAAGTTCTCAAGGAGATGAAAGCTCAAGTGAAAGGACTCCACGTTTTAGAAGTCTACAAGACATCTACGAGGTAACCGAAAATCAAGACAATCTTACTCTATTTTGTCTATTTGCGGATTGCGAGCCTATGAACTTTGAAGAAGCCCAAGAAAAGAAGTCATGGAGAAGTGCAATGGATGAGGAAATCAAGTCGATTCAAAAGAATGATACATGGGGGTTAGCTTCACTTCCAAATGGACACAAGGCAATTGGTGTGAAGTGGGTGTACAAGGCATAGAAGAACTCTAAAGGAGAAGTTGAAAGGTACAAGGCAAGATGGGTGGCAAAAGGCTATAGTCAAAGAGCCGGGATCGACTATGATGAGGTATTTGCTCCAGTTGCTCGCTTAGGAACGGTTAGACTAATCATTTCATTGGCAGCCCAAAAGAGTTGGAGGATACATCAAATGGACGTAAAATCAGCATTTTTAAATGGAGACCTTGAGGAAGAAGTCTACATTGAGCAACCACAAGGCTACATAGTCAAAGGATAAGAAGACAGAGTCTTAAGGCTAAACAAGGCGCTTTATAGATTAAAGCAAGTACCAAGAGCATGGAACACTCGGATTAATAAGTACTTCAAGGAGAAATGATTCATCAAGTGTCCATATGAGCATGCACTTTATATCAAAACTCAAAACAATGATATATTGATTGCATGCTTATATGTTGATGACTTGATATTCACTGGCAACAATCCGATTATGTTTGAAGATTTCAAGATGGAGATGACAAAGGAGTTCGAGATGACTGACATTGGATTGATGTCATACTACCTTGGCATTGAAGTAAAGCAAGAAGAAAATGGAATCTTCATTACTCAAGAAGGGTATGCTAAAGAGGTGCTTAAGAAGTTCAAGATGGATGACTCAAATCCAGTTTGCACGCCAATGGAATGTGGCGTCAAGTTATCAAAGGAAGAAGAAGGAGAAAGTGTGGATCCAACACTCTTTAAGAGTCTAGTTGGAAGCTTACGCTATCTAACGTGCACAAGGCCCGACATCCTACACGCAGTTGGAGTTGTGAGTCGATACATGGAGCATCCAACAACAACTCATTTCAAGGCAGCTAAGAGGATCCTATGCTATATCAAAGGTACAATCAACTTTGGCTTGTACTACTCAATCTCTAAAGATTACAGGCTTATTGGATATAGCGATAGCGATTGGGGGGGAGACGTAGATGACCGGAAAAGCACAAGTGGCTTCGTGTTTTTCATTGGAGAAAACGCTTTCACATGGATGTCAAAGAAGCAACCGATTGTCACCCTTTCTACTTGTGAAGCAGAGTATGTGGCAGCTGCTTCATGTGTTTGTCATGCTATTTGGTTAAGAAACTTGCTAAAGGAGTTGAGTCTACCACAAGAGGAGCCAACAAAGATCTTTGTGGATAACAAGTCAGCAATAGCATTGGCGAAGAATCCAGTCTTCCATGACTGGAGTAAGCACATCAATACTCGTTATCACTACATTCGAGAATGTGTTACCAAGATGGATGTGTAGTTGGAGTATGTGAAGACAAATGATCAAGTAGCTGATATCTTCACCAAGCCACTCAAGCGAGAAGACTTTATCAAGATGAGAAGCTTACTCGGAGTAACCAAATTAAGTTTAAGAGGAGGTGTTGAAAAGTAAATTTGATTTGGATCATATTATTGAGCTAACAACTCACTAATCATGTTTAGCCCAACCCAAATTCTAGAAAAGTCTTCCACCTCCATAAAATAAAAATCTAGATATTTTGGTAGAATTATCTAGATAATTAGGATAAAATTATCTAGATATTTAAGTAGAATTATCTAGAATTATAATATTTGAGATATTTTGTACTTTGGAGGCTATAAATACCTCCACTCTTTCTTTCATTTTGTATCATCAAGAAGTATCTAAGTTTTTAAGAATCATCTAAGTAATAAGAATCCTCTTCTAAGTTATAAAAATTTTCTTCTTCACAAAGGTTCTTCTTTTTCGAACACTTAAACACTTTATCCGTCTTTATATAAAGCTTTTCATTCCAACAGTATTATCCTCACTTCATCAGTCTAGGCATAATAATTGATCCATCTTTACGATATGAGTTCTCATCCCAACATAACCGTACAAATCACTTGATGGCGCATAATTTAGCAGCTGTGCTGAAACATCAGTGGTGATTTTGAAAGATTTAAACATCAGTGGTAGTTTTTTAATATAATATAGTCTGTATTAATTTTTATAGACTATAAACTATAAAAAAAAACGAGCACAAGAAGAAATTAAAAGGACGAACCAGTTGATTGAATGGTAACCGGCGGTTGTAGCTACGTCCACCAGAGCTTGTCTCCATCTCTCAGTTTCTTCGTTGCTTCTACTCGCGCACGTCTTTCTGAAAACCTTTCCAAAATCTCCGGTAAGCTTCTTTACTTGAGACGGTTCAACGTCATAGAAAATGGGCAATGCAGTTTGATCCAACTCTTCCTTGCACTTCATAATCTCAACCAGTTCGTCAAGACACCACTTTGAAGAAGCGTAATTCCTCGAGAGCAAGATGATGGCGATCTTAGAACTTCTAATGGCACTTATGAGTTCAGGACGGATGTGATTCCTTTTCTCTGAAACTCCTTCTGAATATGACTGAAAAAATTCTTGCGGACATCTTCTCTGCGGAAGCTTGGAAAGACGTCATATATTAAGTTATTAGATGAAGGAGGAGAAGAAGAAGACGAAGAAGAAGAATCGGGTTCTTTGTTTTCTTGATGGGATCTAAACATTTTAAACATCACGAAGAAGCCAATTGCAGCAGCAACAACATTGGTAAGTAAAACAGAAGAATCCATTTTGTGTGCTGTCAAGAAACTAGAGATCTTCATAAGCAAAACGTGTTATTATAGTAAAGATAAGAAAGTGATATCAAACATTGACTCTATTTTTTATTGACCGTGTGAAAGTTTATGGAAGCTTCGTCCTTCGGTACGAGGAAAGAAGTATGTCAAAAAAAGAAAAGGTACGAGGAGAGATGTGGTCTTGGTCTTAGGCTCGAGCAAACCCGAATGAATGATCCGACTTAAGTCTTGGGCTTTTTTCTACATTGTTTTCAGGTCTTGATAAATAGTGTAAACAATTCATATAAACCATTAGAACGTTGAATTTCTTTACAAACTGAAGAAACCATTAAGTATTAGTGACACCAAGTTACCAAGAGATTGACTCTGTGTATTGACTGAAAAAGTTGATGGAAGCTTCGTGCAAAGTAGGTCACAGAAAATGAACATCATTGTATCTCTAAGAGCAAGAATGAAGAAAATACAAGTAAGAGCAGAAAAAGCAGCGAGTAAATGGTTGATAATGTTGTTGCAGGTGAAGAAGTTCTTAAAGACTTTGGTGAAATGGAGGAATTTGGAAAATTCTACTAAACAATTTTGATGATTGTGTAGGGAAAACTCAGAAGCGTCCTTTTCCTCATAGTTTCTACTTCTTTATATTTTAACTAAGGTTTTTTCAAGTTTTTTTTTTGTGAAAATGTTTTTTCAAGTTTCTTTTTGCGTTATGCGCCGATTAGACTAATTAGATTTTTATATTTTCAAATGTTCATTTCTAATGACTCTAACAACTTTAAATGATCCACATGAAAAAACAAAATTCTTACATAATACCACAAAATAAAAAAAATAGATGAACAAATAAAAAAAATTAAAATAAAATACAAAATAAGAGAGAGAACTAGATATCAAAGAATTTCAAGGATTAAATTATAAATATAAATTTCATATACAACAACAATTTTTCATCAATAATACTACTACACTAAAACTGAAATATCATATATATGATTAACAAATATTATTGAATTAAGTTTCTCAATTTTAAATATACATAGTATTTTTTTAATTTGTCAGCATACATAGTACATTGTATATCTATATATAGCAATGAACCTTTCATAAAAATTTATAAATATATAAATATTCATATCATTTATAAATTATATTAATGTACTTACATATGTATACGGGTCCATCCACCTAATTATCCATAAGAGTATATATAAACAATTGTTTCTAGTTAATCGGATGCTGATAATGCAAATTAAGAGATTACAAGATTACATAAGCATATAATATGGGGCGGGTGATAACTGCTCAAACTTATTATTCAAAGGAATGGCTCAAACTTTACATTCAACACAAAACAAAATATAAATAAGTAAACTTTGTCTTTTTTTTTTTTTTTTTTGAATTAAACTTTGTCTTCTTGATCTTATGATCTTTATGTAATTTTAGTTATTATCCCAAACTTTTCATTCAACACAAAACAAAAAAAAAAAAAAAGTAAACTTTTTTTTTTTTTTTTTTTTTTTTTGAATTAAACTTTGTCTTCTTGATCTTATGATCTTTATGTAATTTTAGTTATTATCTGTTACTAAAATTCAAATAGCTGTTGTGTTGTAATAATGTTTGCTTTATGAGAAAGTGAAGGTACTTAATTTTGTTATATTATTTATTAGAGGGGACATAGGAAAACGATTGCTTTGACGTTTTGTTTGTCGATTTGTCTTTTTATTTGTCTGTTTATCTCTATCTATCTCCTTTCATGCTTTGTTGTTATATCTACATATAAAAACGAACTTTTATTATCATAACAAGAAATGGTTAAAACACTTGTAAGAGCCAGAAATCATAACTTATGTGTTCTGTTACAAACAAAAAAAAATCATAACTTGTGTGGGTCTAATATAATTTTTTGAATTACTTTTTGAAAAATTATAAAACTAATCACTTATGATGGTTGAGAATTTAGACAATCCAAATCTATACCACCATTTGTATGACTAAAACACATAGACCATATACAGTGTCGGTCCTAAGCTATATAATGCGTAAAGCACATATAACAATAATGTCTCCTTAACTAAACTTGTCGAAACAAAGGCAATGCAAAGGGATGGCATGACATGTGCACTCTATATAAAATCTTGAATTATTGTTTTGAAAAAAAAAAAACTTTTTAAATTAATTACTTATGCGTGATGGTTGGAAATTTAGACAATCCAAATCTGTACCAACATTTGTATGAATAAAAATATAGACCATAGTCCTTAATTATATAGACATGTAACGTGCCTATGATTATACTATGTAACGTACATTTGGAGAAAAATATAGACCGTAGTCCTTATATTATATAGACATGTAATGTACATGTGGAGAAAAACAAAAGTTTTGTTATTAATATAGCAGCGTTCATTAGTATAATTAGTTGTTTTCCTGATGTGCAATAATAAAAGTTTTACATTTAAATTATATTTAAAAATAAAATTGTATTATTCTTTTAAGTTTAATTATTATCTTACCAATATTTAATATAAATTTTAATTTAATTGAACATAAAAATTAAGATAAAATAAACAATTTTATTTATTTAAGAATGAATATATATGTACATATTTAAAATTATAATCCTAGATAAATTGTTTTCTATTTCTTTTGGATAAAATATATTAATCAACTTATATAAAATTAATAAAAAAAATTGATATCAGAGTTGTATAATTATCTAACTAAACAATATTTCTAAAATTTGTAGATATATAAAACAAGCCAATAATATTACGACAAAAAAAATTTATTATTTTATAAAAAATGTTAAAAATTGAAAATATTTTTAATAATAAAATTATATAATTATAAATCATTAATATTTCGATATTTATAAAATATTATTATATTATTTAATTTCATATTTGAATAAATTTACTTTAATGATTATTTATAGTTTACTACCATATTATAAAAAATAACAAAAATATATGAATAAATTTACTTTAATGATGATTTATAGTTTACTACCATATTATAAAAAATTACCAAAAATATAAATATATATTAAATGTAATTGTCCATGTAATATTTAGTCATAAGTTATGTCATCATTTCTAGCATACATGTCACATTTATTTAGTGAAAATGATTGTACAAAAGATATGCATTAGCATCACTTTACAAATAATGTATATGAGATATATAGTATAAGATAATGATAAAGATGTATTTTAATTTAAATAAACACACATCATAGTATATAAAGCTAAAATTTCTTTTTTTTTGTTAAAAGTTAAGTGTAAGCCAATGATGAACTCGTTAAATCATTATTCCTATATAACATATACAAACTTGAACTCGTTAAATCATTAGAGTCCAAGGCCTAAATTTCTTCTAGTTAACAAAAAAAAAACGTAATACAAGCTTGAACCTAACAGAGAGTAAAAGACAAGAATTTCTTGTAGACTTGCAGTGGAGTATTATTGCTCCCCAACAACAGCATTATAATAATTAATAAAAATGTTTTTTCCAAAATAATACTCTCTGTGTTTGTCAAAAAAAAAAAAAAAAATACTCTCTCTCTTTTTATAGAGTGTCATTTTAGTATAAAAAGTGTGAAAAATATCTAACTGACATTCATAATGAAATGTAATATGTGTGAAAACTGTCATGAAACGGAAAGAGTAATAAAATAAAAAAAGGACAAATAGACCAATTTATTAAATGACGACAAAAAGAAAAGTGAACCACTGAATTGCAATTATTCGCCTCCTATGCTTGCTTCTTTCATGGCTGTTTTTCTTTGCTGGAATTAAATTAACAAAAATTATTATTTTCTTGTTTTGAAAAAGTTACTCACACATTTATCCAGATCTAATTAGAATTTAATCACTTTATTGAATTTTCGTTAATCATCTCATTCATTTAATGGTAATAATTTACAAATATATTCAGAAAATAAACAATTAAAATAAACGAAATTTCATAAACGGACTCCACAGATTACAGAGCGCCCATATAATTGGAATCTCTCATCCTCTCTTCTCTTCAATCTTTTGCCATTGTTGGTCGAAAAGCTAAATCCTTTTCCAGCAATCTATTACAGCAGGTACTACGCTTCTCAAAAACCCTAATCTAATTACCGTCCTTGTCGGGAATTACTGTTCTGTCTGATCTGATCTCCATTCTCGAGATCTCATCATGAAAAAGCTTCAAGATTTGATTTTTTTTTTCTTTCGTCGACGAAAAAAGCAAAATTCTCTTCACTAGCTAATTTAAGTAATGTTTCCTTTTTGGGATGTTTGATCTGCAAGATTTGCTTGCAGGTACATGGTTTGATTTGGGATTTACATGTCTCTATCAGTCCCCATTTCCTGATTTGGATCATAACAGTGGTCAAAAAAAGACTTAGCCTTTGTTCCACAGATGGCTTCAAGATTAAGACTTTGTTAAGAGAATCTTACCATTATGACAAGTCCTTGGTACAAGACTGTTTCCTCTGTGTTCGGTCTCAGACCACGGATCAAAGGCTTGCTCTTCTTCATCCTCGGCGTTGTGGCTCTACTTACCATTTTATCACCCTTGACATCCACTTCATACGAGGCTTCTTCTACTGGTTCTTCAACACGTGTGCCCAACATTTATAGTAACTACAGGAGGATAAAGGAGCAAGCTGCTGTTGATTATCTTGATCTGAGGTCTCTCTCGCTAGGGACTAGTCTGAAAGAGTTTCCTCTCTGCGGTAAAGAAAGAGAGAGCTACGTGCCTTGCTATAACGTCACAGGGAATTTGCTCGCTGGGCTTCAAGAGGGTGATGAGTTGGATAGGCATTGCGAGTTTGAGAGAGAGAAGGAGAGGTGTGTTGTTCGTCCTCCAAGAGACTATAAGATACCGCTTAGGTGGCCTCTTGGTAGAGATATCATTTGGAGTGGGAACGTGAAGATTACTAAAGACCAGTTTCTTTCGTCAGGAACCGTTACAACGAGGTCATTTTCTTTTTGACACATAACAGTTTCTTCAAATTCAGTTTCTCAATTTTGCTTTGTTGTTAGGTTAATGTTGCTTGAAGAGAATCAAATTACATTTCACTCGGAAGACGGGTTGATCTTTGATGGGGTCAAAGACTATGCTCGTCAAATCGCTGAGATGATTGGCTTAGGAAGTGATACTGAGTTTGCTCAAGCGGGTGTAAGTCTTCTTGAGATTATTAACTTTATGGTTCCAGCTTATGAGATTACTTATGATGTGTTTTGCAGGTAAGGACTGTGTTAGACATAGGTTGTGGATTTGGAAGCTTTGGTGCGCATCTAGTGTCGTTAAAGCTGATGCCTATATGTATTGCGAAGTACGAAGCTACAGGGAGCCAAGTCCAGTTAGCTCTAGAGAGAGGCCTTCCTGCAATGATTGGCAATTTCTTCTCAAAACAGCTTCCTTATCCAGCGTTGTCTTTTGACATGGTCCATTGTGCTCAATGTGGCATTACTTGGGATATCAAAGGTAATTTATTACATCGACATGTATGTTTGGTTCCTTTAGGCTGAGACATGATGACGTTTTCTGTTTTTGTCTCTTGAGCAGATGCAATGCTACTTCTGGAAGTGGATCGTGTTCTGAAACCGGGAGGGTACTTTGTTTTGACTTCTCCTACGAACAAAGCACAGGGGAACTTGCCAGACACGAAGAAAACGAGCATCTCGACACGGGTGAATGAGTTGTCTAAGAAGATATGCTGGAGTCTAACAGCGCAGCAGGATGAGTCGTTTCTTTGGCAGAAAACTGCAGATTCAAATTGCTATTCCTCTCGGTAATTA is a genomic window containing:
- the LOC106304221 gene encoding probable methyltransferase PMT5, giving the protein MTSPWYKTVSSVFGLRPRIKGLLFFILGVVALLTILSPLTSTSYEASSTGSSTRVPNIYSNYRRIKEQAAVDYLDLRSLSLGTSLKEFPLCGKERESYVPCYNVTGNLLAGLQEGDELDRHCEFEREKERCVVRPPRDYKIPLRWPLGRDIIWSGNVKITKDQFLSSGTVTTRLMLLEENQITFHSEDGLIFDGVKDYARQIAEMIGLGSDTEFAQAGVRTVLDIGCGFGSFGAHLVSLKLMPICIAKYEATGSQVQLALERGLPAMIGNFFSKQLPYPALSFDMVHCAQCGITWDIKDAMLLLEVDRVLKPGGYFVLTSPTNKAQGNLPDTKKTSISTRVNELSKKICWSLTAQQDESFLWQKTADSNCYSSRSQDSIPLCKDGDSVPYYHPLVPCISGTTSKRWIPIQNRSAVAGTTSAELEIHGIKPEEFSEDTQVWRSALKNYWSLLTPLIFSDHPKRPGDEDPLPPFNMIRNVMDMNARFGNLNSALLEQGKSAWVMNVVPVNARNTLPIILDRGFAGVLHDWCEPFPTYPRTYDMLHANELLTHLSSERCSLMDLFLEMDRILRPEGWVVISDKLGVIEMARAMATRVRWEARVIDLQDGSDQRLLVCQKPFLKK